From the Helicobacteraceae bacterium genome, the window ATTTGCGCAAGATCGCCGCCTGCGGATGAAAAACGCTCAACATGCTAGGCGCGGAAACGCGCGGGTAAATTTGCGCCCCTATAGCCTTTAGCGCCGCTTCTCCCGCCTCGTGCCTTTTTAACGTATCGGCGTAAAACCTATCTTCGCCGATCTGATCGAGCTTTGCGAAAAACGCGTCAAGTCCTTGAATAATCGTGGTCGTCGCCGTCCAAGCGGTGGTATTTTTGCGTTGATTTTTAAGCTCCGTCGCAAGGTTAAAGTAAAATCCCGCGCCGCCGCGCTCGACATGTTCCGTCGCCTTTTTGGATAGCCCGATCGCGGCTAACCCCGGCGGCAGCATAAACGCCTTTTGACTTCCCGCGATCAGCGCGTCGATATTTGAAACGTCGAGCTTCTCAACGCCTACGGCGGTAATGCCGTCCGCTACGATAAATATATCCGGTCTAACCGACTTTACCTTCGACGCGATCGCCTCTACGGGGTGGCGCAACCCGCCCGCGCTTTCGCATACCTGAATAAATAGCGCGTCAATCTCAGGGTTGTTTCTCAGCGCGTTTTCAACGTCTGCGACTGAAGCGGGCGTATTCCATTCGTATTTAAGCTCCAACGGGTCTTTGCCAAACGCCTTGGCGATCTTAGTCCAACGCTCGCCAAATTTTCCGGCATTAATCGTAAGCGCGCGTTTGGCGCAAAAGTGCGTAAGCGCCGCCTCCATCGCGCCGCTACCGGTGCTTGCGAGCAAAACTACCTCGTTAGCGCCCATAAACGCTTTAAGACGGTTTCTGACCCGCGCGAAGATCGCCTCAAACTCCGGCGTTCTGTGGTGAACGCTCTCTCTTGCCATCGCTAGGCGAATAAACTCCGGCGACGGAGTAGGTCCGGGCGTCATCAACAACATCGAATATCCTTGATAAAAAATATCGCAATTATACTCCGCCGCCAACATATAACAACGAAAAGGGCGAAGCGATAGATTGCGGGCGTTTGCGAAACGGATTTATAAGGCTAGGTTTTTGCGAAGTGGCTCCGGATGCTGGATTCGAACCAGCGACCAAGCGATTAACAGTCGCCTACTCTACCGCTGAGCTAATCCGGAATGTTTCAAGCGCGAAATAATACACGCTGTAACATTAAATATCAATAACTCGGAGCCGAGCGCGGCGCGAAAGAGGTAAAAGCCGATCAAAAGCCGCAAAACTTAAATTAACCTTAGTATATGTTGATAACAATTATTGCTTATGGAAAATCTTGCTATAATGTTTAGAGATTATGGTTCGAGAGGTTTTAAAAAGCAATGAACGAACGCAGGAGCTTTAGCGACGGTATGACGAGAGACGAGATCGCTAAAGCGTTAGGGGTTACCAAAGAGCAGGTCAAACAAATCGAGGCGCAGGCTATCAAGAAACTCAAACGGATACTGTTAAACCACCCGTTGCGAGACGACATCGCGCAATTCATTTTTCGCCGCAAAATTTAAACGCGATCAAAAAACGCTTGGTATAAAGCGTTTTAAGGCTCGCGGCGAAAAATCCGCCGCCTACGCGCTCAAAAAAAACGCGAGGCTTTACGCGGCGCTTAATGCGCGGCGGTCTTTGAAAACAGGTTGATCGTCGCCGTCCCCGCCAAAATCAAAGCGATTCCGATAAGCGCGGGCGCGTCGGGAGCTTGTTTAAAAGCCAGAGCGCCGACAAGCGCGATCAAAGCCGTTCCGACTCCCGACCAGATAGCGTAGGCGATACCTATTGGAATAGTTCTGATCGACAAACTTAAACAATAAAAACTCGCTATATAGGCGACGACCATAACGACGATCGGGGTTATTTTCGTAAACTGCTTGGAGCTTGCCAAGGCGGTAGTCCCAATAAGCTCAAACGCGATTGCCAGCGCCAAAAACAGATAGCTTTTCATCTTTCCTCCGCGAGAATTAGCGCGTTACCCGCCGCCCGCTCTCCGATCCGTTTGTTTTCGCGATCAAATAAGCCTAGCGCGCCGGCGGCGTTCGCGCCTCGTATTTGTCGATCGCCCTTTGCG encodes:
- a CDS encoding multidrug efflux SMR transporter, whose translation is MKSYLFLALAIAFELIGTTALASSKQFTKITPIVVMVVAYIASFYCLSLSIRTIPIGIAYAIWSGVGTALIALVGALAFKQAPDAPALIGIALILAGTATINLFSKTAAH
- a CDS encoding aminotransferase class V-fold PLP-dependent enzyme; translation: MLLMTPGPTPSPEFIRLAMARESVHHRTPEFEAIFARVRNRLKAFMGANEVVLLASTGSGAMEAALTHFCAKRALTINAGKFGERWTKIAKAFGKDPLELKYEWNTPASVADVENALRNNPEIDALFIQVCESAGGLRHPVEAIASKVKSVRPDIFIVADGITAVGVEKLDVSNIDALIAGSQKAFMLPPGLAAIGLSKKATEHVERGGAGFYFNLATELKNQRKNTTAWTATTTIIQGLDAFFAKLDQIGEDRFYADTLKRHEAGEAALKAIGAQIYPRVSAPSMLSVFHPQAAILRKWMKKEAFVNVAGGQDDLKDALIRVNNMGFVSPNEIAWSLNALEIAMDKANARKYDGAANRAFTENYYR